The Sphingomonas sp. KR3-1 genome contains a region encoding:
- a CDS encoding NifU family protein, with translation MLIETEATPNPATLKFLPGRTVMDAGTRDFASPEEAEASPLATALFTLGDVTGVFFGRDFISVTIAPGAEWRDAKPDVLGILLDHFAANMPLFFAPSAGFSVPAESQDFGDNPEDAEIIEQIKELIETRVRPAVANDGGDIVYRGFDAGKVYLQMQGACAGCPSSTATLKNGIEQLLKHYVPEVTEVRAV, from the coding sequence ATGTTGATCGAGACCGAAGCCACGCCCAATCCGGCCACCCTCAAGTTTCTGCCGGGCCGCACCGTGATGGACGCGGGCACGCGCGACTTCGCGAGCCCCGAAGAGGCCGAGGCCTCGCCGCTCGCCACCGCGCTGTTCACCCTGGGCGACGTGACCGGCGTGTTCTTCGGTCGCGACTTCATTTCCGTGACGATCGCGCCCGGTGCCGAGTGGCGCGACGCCAAGCCCGATGTGCTCGGCATCCTGCTCGATCATTTCGCCGCGAACATGCCGCTGTTCTTCGCGCCCTCGGCCGGCTTCAGCGTTCCCGCCGAGAGCCAGGACTTCGGCGACAATCCCGAAGACGCCGAGATCATCGAGCAGATCAAGGAACTGATCGAGACGCGCGTGCGCCCCGCGGTCGCCAATGACGGCGGCGACATCGTCTATCGCGGCTTCGATGCCGGCAAGGTCTATCTCCAGATGCAGGGCGCCTGCGCGGGCTGCCCGAGCTCGACCGCGACGCTCAAGAACGGCATCGAGCAGCTGCTCAAGCATTACGTACCCGAAGTCACCGAAGTCCGGGCCGTCTGA
- a CDS encoding helix-turn-helix domain-containing protein translates to MKPAQPAEEIDRDPGPQIDFRKAEGALIPHVESYYLYRHDADAIEGIERVDLGQLRFVIKGEGEVIFPDGHAEKTRRVMINGPGTAAAQYRIRGPFHCFGVSLRAIGWKALIGLPAYKVADHIVDGEKLFCEQAGLLWQQLHKMETLDEMVAAIEPLLKMRQLEVKPVPTAHLVFLRAVREWAATNDPTIDDLYVRIRKSSNIGERQVQRLCKDYFAGSPAHLKRKFRAIGAAMRIYQGASVDEVVEPFSDQSHMINEIKQFTGHTPTSLRAGIDPVLAVTLDNETFHFLPDVIPESVDLRRR, encoded by the coding sequence ATGAAACCGGCGCAGCCGGCCGAAGAGATCGACCGCGATCCGGGGCCGCAGATCGACTTCCGCAAGGCGGAGGGCGCGCTGATTCCGCACGTGGAATCCTATTATCTCTATCGCCACGATGCCGACGCGATCGAAGGGATCGAGCGCGTCGATCTCGGCCAGCTGCGCTTCGTCATCAAGGGCGAGGGCGAGGTGATCTTCCCCGACGGCCACGCCGAGAAGACGCGGCGCGTGATGATCAACGGCCCGGGCACCGCCGCGGCCCAGTATCGCATCCGCGGCCCGTTCCACTGCTTCGGCGTGTCGCTGCGCGCGATCGGCTGGAAGGCGCTGATCGGGCTGCCGGCCTATAAGGTCGCCGACCATATCGTCGATGGCGAGAAGCTGTTCTGCGAGCAGGCCGGGCTGCTCTGGCAGCAGCTCCACAAGATGGAGACGCTCGACGAGATGGTCGCGGCGATCGAGCCGCTGCTCAAGATGCGCCAGCTCGAGGTGAAGCCGGTGCCGACCGCGCATCTCGTCTTCCTGCGCGCGGTGCGCGAATGGGCGGCGACCAACGATCCGACGATCGACGATCTCTATGTGCGCATCCGCAAGAGCTCGAATATCGGCGAGCGCCAGGTCCAGCGGCTGTGCAAGGACTATTTCGCCGGCAGCCCGGCGCATCTGAAGCGCAAGTTCCGTGCGATCGGCGCGGCGATGCGCATCTATCAGGGCGCGAGTGTCGACGAGGTGGTCGAGCCCTTCTCCGACCAGTCGCACATGATCAACGAGATCAAGCAGTTCACCGGCCACACCCCGACCTCGCTGCGCGCGGGGATCGATCCGGTGCTGGCGGTGACGCTCGACAACGAGACCTTCCATTTCCTGCCCGACGTGATTCCCGAATCGGTTGACCTTCGCCGCCGTTGA
- a CDS encoding malonic semialdehyde reductase, whose amino-acid sequence MATPLDDAALDTIFRTARSYNGYTDAPVTEADIRNIYELLKWGPTSANNQAARFVWLTSDESKEKLAALASSTNADKIRKAPATVIIGMDLAFNEQLPWLFPHAPTAKDWFPSEEIRYTHAFRNSSLQGAYLLIAARALGFDTGPMSGFDNAKVDEAFFADQPNVKSNFIATLGHGDPSTIFDRLPRPEFEQFNRVL is encoded by the coding sequence ATGGCCACTCCGCTCGATGACGCGGCGCTGGATACGATCTTCCGTACCGCGCGCTCGTATAACGGCTACACCGATGCCCCGGTGACCGAAGCCGACATCCGCAACATCTACGAGCTGCTGAAGTGGGGCCCGACCTCGGCGAACAACCAGGCCGCGCGCTTCGTCTGGCTGACCAGCGACGAGTCCAAGGAAAAGCTCGCCGCGCTCGCCAGCAGCACCAATGCCGACAAGATCCGCAAGGCGCCCGCCACCGTGATCATCGGCATGGACCTGGCCTTCAACGAACAGCTCCCCTGGCTCTTTCCGCACGCGCCGACCGCCAAGGACTGGTTCCCGAGCGAGGAGATCCGCTACACCCACGCCTTCCGCAACTCGTCGCTCCAGGGCGCGTACTTGCTGATCGCCGCCCGTGCGCTCGGCTTCGATACCGGCCCGATGTCGGGTTTCGACAACGCCAAGGTTGACGAAGCGTTCTTTGCGGACCAGCCCAATGTGAAGTCCAACTTCATCGCAACGCTGGGACATGGCGACCCCTCCACCATCTTCGATCGGCTCCCGCGTCCTGAATTCGAGCAGTTCAATCGCGTCCTCTGA
- a CDS encoding insulinase family protein, giving the protein MHFFLRAPLALVAFATLAPVAQAQTVNTNPPNVPDTQTVGRPVQTAKDPWLYEKSDLVHDDAWKFGRLPNGLRYAVRKNGVPPGQVSVRVRMDVGSLMETDSERGFAHMLEHLSFRGSVYVPDGESKRIWQRLGVTFGSDSNASTTFTATTYQLDLPMATPAGLDESFKILAGMMSGPEITQKILDSERPVVMAEQREQPGPRVRLQDAMLDLMFAGQPLAQREPIGTVETLTGATPATVQAFHDRWYRPERATVIVSGDVDPALLEQMVVKYFSDWKGTGPAVPTPDFGKPVEGKPVAASIVESALPVMTTMAIVRPWTVDGDTVIFNQKRMIDLVAIRIINRRLETRARTGGTFIAAGADLSDIGRSANITTVQVLPVGDDWEAALRDVRAVIADAQATPPTQAEIDREVAEIESSMKQRINTAPVDAGAKLADDLAEAVDIHETVTTPEFSYAIFKGAVDGKMFTPATVLASSKKVFEGTATRALVNLHAPDPAIMTKVASALEANVAANAKRKLVGNVSFDALPKLGLAGKVASREQILPGTGIEKLAFANGVTLLLRQDPSETGKVYVNVRFGRGLSGLSNKAQTPAWAGEGALVASGVGKYGQEELDALTGRRQIGADFDIGDDAFTLKAQTTKEDLLDQLKLFAVKLAAPGWDPNPVTRAKVATLSGYAGLSSSPDQVLNRDLERLAHNGDPRWGLPSEDTIRATTPASFRKFWEPLLAGGPIEVEVFGDMDTEATIKAVAATFGALKPRLASTAPLAPVEFPAHVATPVTLTHKGQPNQAAAVIAWPTGGGTANGGISESRKLEVLAAIFRDRLLDQLRSQAGVSYSPQVASQWPLGLPAGGKIIALGLVPPDKVDFFFDLARKIAADLVAKPVDADELNRALTPLKQQILRMSSGNMFWMRLVEGGTYDPARIAAVETLAADYSRVSPADVQGLAMKYLRPDKDWALKVVPEKK; this is encoded by the coding sequence ATGCATTTCTTCCTGCGCGCTCCGCTTGCCCTCGTCGCTTTCGCAACCCTCGCGCCGGTGGCGCAGGCCCAGACGGTCAACACCAATCCCCCGAACGTCCCCGACACGCAGACGGTCGGCCGGCCGGTGCAGACCGCCAAGGACCCGTGGCTCTACGAGAAGAGCGACCTCGTCCATGACGATGCGTGGAAATTCGGGCGGCTTCCCAATGGCCTGCGCTATGCGGTGCGCAAGAACGGCGTGCCGCCGGGCCAGGTCTCGGTGCGCGTGCGGATGGACGTCGGCTCGCTGATGGAGACCGACAGCGAGCGCGGCTTCGCGCACATGCTCGAGCATCTTTCGTTCCGCGGCTCGGTCTATGTGCCGGACGGCGAATCGAAGCGGATCTGGCAGCGCCTCGGCGTGACCTTCGGCTCGGACTCGAACGCCAGCACCACCTTCACTGCGACGACCTATCAGCTCGACCTGCCGATGGCGACGCCGGCCGGGCTCGACGAGAGCTTCAAGATCCTGGCGGGCATGATGTCCGGTCCCGAGATCACCCAGAAGATCCTCGATTCCGAGCGGCCGGTGGTGATGGCCGAGCAGCGCGAGCAGCCCGGGCCCCGCGTGCGGCTGCAGGACGCGATGCTCGACCTGATGTTCGCCGGCCAGCCGCTCGCCCAGCGCGAGCCGATCGGCACGGTCGAGACGCTGACCGGCGCGACGCCCGCGACGGTCCAGGCCTTCCACGACCGCTGGTATCGCCCCGAGCGCGCGACCGTCATCGTCAGCGGCGACGTCGATCCGGCGCTGCTCGAACAGATGGTCGTCAAGTATTTCTCCGACTGGAAGGGCACCGGCCCGGCCGTGCCGACGCCCGATTTCGGCAAGCCGGTGGAAGGCAAGCCGGTCGCCGCCAGCATCGTCGAATCGGCGCTGCCGGTGATGACGACGATGGCGATCGTCCGCCCCTGGACGGTCGATGGCGACACGGTGATCTTCAACCAGAAGCGGATGATCGACCTCGTCGCGATCCGCATCATCAATCGCCGGCTGGAGACGCGCGCGCGCACCGGCGGGACGTTCATCGCGGCGGGCGCGGACCTTTCCGACATCGGCCGTTCGGCCAATATCACCACGGTGCAGGTGCTGCCCGTGGGCGACGACTGGGAAGCGGCACTGCGCGACGTGCGCGCGGTGATCGCCGACGCGCAGGCGACGCCGCCGACCCAGGCCGAGATCGACCGCGAGGTCGCCGAGATCGAATCCTCGATGAAGCAGCGGATCAACACCGCGCCGGTCGACGCGGGCGCCAAGCTCGCCGATGACCTGGCCGAGGCGGTCGACATCCACGAGACGGTGACGACGCCCGAATTCTCCTACGCGATCTTCAAGGGCGCGGTGGACGGCAAGATGTTCACCCCCGCCACGGTGCTCGCCTCGTCGAAGAAGGTGTTCGAAGGCACGGCGACCCGCGCGCTCGTCAATTTGCACGCGCCCGATCCGGCGATCATGACCAAGGTCGCCTCGGCGCTGGAGGCGAATGTCGCCGCCAATGCCAAGCGCAAGCTGGTCGGCAATGTCAGCTTCGATGCGCTGCCCAAGCTCGGCCTTGCCGGCAAGGTGGCGAGCCGCGAGCAGATCCTGCCCGGCACCGGCATCGAGAAGCTCGCCTTCGCCAATGGCGTGACGCTGCTGCTGCGCCAGGATCCGTCCGAGACCGGCAAGGTCTATGTCAATGTGCGCTTCGGCCGCGGGCTTTCGGGGCTGTCCAACAAGGCCCAGACCCCGGCCTGGGCGGGCGAAGGCGCGCTGGTGGCCAGCGGCGTCGGCAAATATGGCCAGGAGGAGCTCGACGCGCTCACCGGCCGCCGCCAGATCGGCGCCGATTTCGACATCGGCGACGATGCCTTCACGCTCAAGGCGCAGACCACCAAGGAAGACCTGCTCGACCAGCTCAAGCTGTTCGCGGTCAAGCTCGCGGCGCCGGGCTGGGATCCCAATCCGGTGACCCGCGCCAAGGTGGCGACGCTGTCGGGCTATGCCGGCCTGTCCTCCTCGCCCGACCAGGTGCTCAACCGCGATCTCGAGCGGCTCGCGCACAATGGCGATCCGCGCTGGGGCCTGCCGAGCGAGGACACGATCCGCGCGACCACCCCGGCGAGCTTCCGCAAGTTCTGGGAGCCGCTGCTTGCGGGCGGCCCGATCGAAGTCGAAGTGTTCGGCGACATGGATACCGAGGCGACGATCAAGGCGGTCGCCGCGACTTTCGGCGCGCTCAAGCCGCGCCTGGCGAGCACGGCGCCGCTCGCCCCGGTCGAGTTCCCCGCGCATGTCGCCACGCCGGTGACGCTCACCCATAAGGGCCAGCCCAACCAGGCCGCGGCGGTGATCGCCTGGCCGACCGGCGGCGGCACCGCCAATGGCGGGATCAGCGAGAGCCGCAAGCTCGAGGTGCTCGCCGCGATCTTCCGCGACCGGCTGCTCGACCAGCTGCGCAGCCAGGCGGGCGTGAGCTATTCGCCGCAGGTGGCGAGCCAGTGGCCGCTCGGCCTGCCGGCGGGCGGCAAGATCATCGCGCTCGGCCTGGTGCCGCCCGACAAGGTCGACTTCTTCTTCGACCTTGCCCGCAAGATCGCCGCCGACCTGGTCGCCAAGCCGGTTGACGCCGACGAGCTCAACCGCGCGCTGACGCCGCTCAAGCAGCAGATCCTGCGCATGTCCTCGGGCAACATGTTCTGGATGCGCCTGGTCGAGGGCGGCACCTACGATCCGGCGCGGATCGCCGCGGTCGAGACGCTGGCGGCGGACTATTCGCGCGTCAGCCCGGCCGACGTGCAGGGGCTGGCGATGAAGTATCTCCGCCCGGACAAGGACTGGGCGCTGAAGGTGGTGCCGGAGAAGAAGTAG
- a CDS encoding SUF system Fe-S cluster assembly regulator gives MRLSSLADYAVVMMSAAARHCGATCRLNATTLAEETGLPLPTVQKLVSKLSSAGLLESARGTGGGFRLARPAAAITLADIVEAVEGPIALTACVDGGKHDCCVEETCRVKPHWNVVNGAVKGALAGVSLASLSANVSEIA, from the coding sequence ATGCGCCTTTCGAGCCTTGCCGACTATGCGGTCGTGATGATGTCCGCCGCGGCGCGCCATTGCGGCGCGACGTGCCGGCTCAACGCGACCACGCTTGCCGAGGAGACCGGGCTGCCGCTCCCCACGGTGCAGAAGCTGGTGAGCAAGCTCTCGTCGGCCGGGCTGCTCGAAAGCGCGCGCGGCACCGGTGGCGGCTTCCGCCTGGCGCGTCCGGCGGCGGCGATCACGCTCGCCGACATCGTCGAGGCAGTCGAGGGGCCGATCGCGCTCACCGCCTGTGTCGACGGCGGCAAGCATGATTGCTGCGTCGAGGAGACCTGCCGGGTGAAGCCGCACTGGAATGTCGTGAACGGCGCGGTAAAGGGCGCGCTTGCGGGCGTTTCGCTCGCCAGTCTGAGCGCAAATGTGAGTGAGATTGCCTGA
- a CDS encoding AMP-dependent synthetase/ligase, which translates to MRKLERFDNLVQMFFARAREKGDAPFLWHKADGKWQPTSWAETARQVASLSAALTALGLKRGDRVMLVSENRPEFCISDLAIMAAGCVTVPTYTTNTERDHQHIIENSGACAIIVSNTKLAKTLLPAAIRASTARMIIGLEELRVAQQGSLEFHDWKALIEKHDTDPRGVSCNYRREDLACIIYTSGTGGSPRGVMQHHGAILSNVEGCCTVISEDFGWEDEVFLSFLPLSHAYEHTGGQFFPIALGAEIYYSEGLEKLASNIEEVRPTLMVVVPRLFEVLRTRIVKQVEKQGNFANFLLDKAVAIGGRKAAGKSGLGDLPMNLFLGATLRPKLAKRFGGRIKAMVSGGAPLNPEVGIFFQSLGLTFLQGYGQTEAAPVISCNRPKAGLKMDTVGPPLDGVEVRIAEDGEILVRGELVMHGYWRNEEETKRVLKNGWLHTGDIGLIDAKGRIQITDRKKDIIVNDKGDNVAPQKVEGMLTLQPEIVQAMIAGDKKPYMSAVIVPDPEWTAEWCAHTATKCDFRELAHDPDYKAALAHAVERVNKDLSVIERVRKFIVADEPFTIENEQLTPSLKIRRHVLKGVYGERLDGLYRA; encoded by the coding sequence ATGCGCAAGCTCGAACGGTTCGACAATCTCGTGCAGATGTTCTTTGCACGCGCCAGGGAGAAGGGCGATGCGCCCTTCCTGTGGCACAAGGCGGACGGCAAGTGGCAGCCGACCAGCTGGGCGGAAACCGCGCGCCAGGTGGCGAGCCTGTCCGCCGCGCTCACCGCGCTCGGGCTGAAGCGCGGCGACCGGGTGATGCTCGTCTCCGAGAACCGCCCCGAATTCTGCATCAGCGACCTGGCGATCATGGCCGCCGGCTGCGTGACCGTGCCGACCTACACCACCAATACCGAGCGCGATCACCAGCATATCATCGAGAATTCGGGCGCCTGCGCGATCATCGTCTCGAACACCAAGCTGGCCAAGACCCTGCTCCCCGCCGCGATCCGCGCCTCCACCGCGCGGATGATCATCGGGCTCGAGGAGCTGCGCGTCGCCCAGCAGGGCAGCCTGGAATTCCATGACTGGAAGGCGCTGATCGAGAAGCACGACACCGATCCGCGCGGCGTCTCGTGCAACTATCGGCGCGAGGACCTGGCCTGCATCATCTACACCAGCGGCACCGGCGGAAGCCCGCGCGGCGTGATGCAGCATCACGGCGCGATCCTGAGCAACGTCGAGGGCTGCTGCACCGTCATCTCGGAAGATTTCGGCTGGGAGGACGAAGTGTTCCTCAGCTTCCTGCCGCTCAGCCACGCCTATGAGCATACCGGCGGCCAGTTCTTCCCGATCGCGCTCGGCGCCGAGATCTATTATTCCGAAGGCCTCGAAAAGCTCGCCTCGAACATCGAGGAAGTCCGCCCGACGCTGATGGTCGTCGTCCCCCGCCTGTTCGAGGTGCTGCGCACGCGCATCGTCAAGCAGGTCGAGAAGCAGGGCAATTTCGCCAATTTCCTGCTCGACAAGGCCGTGGCGATCGGCGGGCGCAAGGCTGCGGGCAAGTCGGGGCTGGGCGACCTGCCGATGAACCTGTTCCTCGGCGCCACGCTGCGCCCCAAGCTCGCCAAGCGTTTCGGCGGGCGGATCAAGGCGATGGTCTCGGGCGGCGCGCCGCTCAATCCGGAAGTCGGCATCTTCTTCCAGAGCCTCGGCCTCACTTTCTTGCAGGGATACGGCCAGACCGAGGCCGCCCCGGTGATCTCGTGCAACCGGCCCAAGGCCGGGCTCAAGATGGACACGGTCGGCCCGCCTCTGGACGGCGTCGAGGTCCGCATCGCCGAGGACGGCGAGATCCTGGTGCGCGGCGAGCTCGTCATGCACGGCTATTGGCGCAACGAGGAAGAGACCAAGCGCGTCCTCAAGAATGGCTGGCTGCACACCGGCGACATCGGCCTGATCGACGCCAAGGGCCGCATCCAGATCACCGATCGCAAGAAGGATATCATCGTCAACGACAAGGGCGACAATGTCGCGCCGCAAAAGGTCGAGGGCATGCTGACGCTGCAGCCCGAGATCGTCCAGGCGATGATCGCCGGCGACAAGAAGCCGTACATGTCCGCGGTGATCGTCCCCGATCCCGAATGGACCGCCGAATGGTGCGCGCACACCGCCACCAAATGCGACTTCCGCGAGCTGGCGCACGACCCCGACTACAAGGCGGCGTTGGCGCATGCGGTGGAGCGGGTGAACAAGGACCTCTCGGTGATCGAGCGCGTCCGCAAGTTCATCGTCGCCGACGAGCCCTTCACGATCGAGAACGAGCAGCTCACCCCCAGCCTCAAGATCCGCCGCCACGTGCTGAAGGGCGTGTACGGCGAGCGGCTGGACGGGCTGTATCGCGCATAA
- the ggt gene encoding gamma-glutamyltransferase, which translates to MKKLFLLLAFLFTPIFAQAQGVVSAADPRAAAAGTEMLRAGGSATDAAIATMLALNVVEPQSSGIGGGSFILQYNARTNRITTVDGREAAPMAATDRWFFDLEGKPLSHAAAVPGGRSVGVPGALRAMALAHKRGGKLPWARLFAPAIRLASQGFDVSPRLNNALIQFSGHVDPAYRALYSTPDGKPLAVGTHVTNPEQAALLRRVAKLGPDSFYVGPQAQKLVAAVNGAARNPSKMTTGDLAAYAAKDRPVLCGSYRGYKICSMGPPSSGGVTVLMILAQLERFDMAKLGKDNPVAWHLFAESSRLAYADRDLYVGDPDYVKVPLAGLLDRTYLASRSALISPDSTMPKVAAGTPVGAPARVRAQSQEVHGTTSLSVVDTAGNIAQVTTTVESPFGSGLAVDGTILNNELTDFDIMPEKDGWLAANRVEGGKRPRSSMAPTIVYGPDGKVRIAIGAAGGSTIIAQVAKALVGVIDWKLSAQDAIGLGLLYAPGQVAVAEKGTQLDAMIPALLGLGEKVQSAPLGLKANAVERVKGRWTGGADPRSEGVVMDQQGRTTVIKRVGAQPNRPSE; encoded by the coding sequence ATGAAGAAGCTGTTCCTGCTGCTCGCGTTCCTGTTCACTCCGATCTTCGCCCAGGCCCAGGGCGTGGTGAGCGCCGCCGATCCGCGCGCCGCGGCCGCCGGAACCGAGATGCTGCGTGCCGGCGGCAGCGCCACCGATGCGGCGATCGCGACGATGCTCGCATTGAACGTCGTCGAGCCGCAGAGCTCGGGCATCGGCGGCGGCAGCTTCATCCTCCAGTACAATGCCAGGACCAACCGGATCACCACGGTCGACGGGCGCGAGGCGGCGCCGATGGCGGCAACCGACCGCTGGTTCTTCGATCTCGAGGGCAAGCCGCTCAGCCACGCGGCCGCGGTGCCCGGTGGGCGCAGCGTCGGCGTGCCGGGCGCGCTGCGGGCGATGGCGCTGGCGCACAAGCGCGGCGGCAAGCTGCCCTGGGCGCGGCTGTTCGCCCCGGCGATCCGGCTCGCCAGCCAGGGCTTCGACGTGTCTCCCCGGCTCAACAACGCGCTCATCCAGTTCAGCGGCCATGTCGATCCCGCCTATCGCGCGCTCTATTCCACGCCCGACGGCAAGCCGCTCGCGGTCGGCACCCACGTGACCAATCCCGAGCAGGCCGCGCTGCTCCGCCGCGTGGCAAAGCTCGGCCCCGACAGCTTCTATGTCGGCCCGCAGGCGCAGAAGCTGGTCGCCGCGGTCAACGGCGCCGCGCGCAACCCGTCGAAGATGACCACCGGCGATCTCGCCGCCTATGCCGCCAAGGACCGCCCGGTGCTGTGCGGCAGCTATCGCGGCTACAAGATCTGCTCGATGGGCCCGCCCTCCTCGGGCGGCGTCACCGTGCTGATGATCCTGGCACAGCTCGAGCGCTTCGACATGGCGAAGCTCGGCAAGGACAACCCCGTCGCGTGGCACCTTTTCGCCGAGAGCTCGCGCCTCGCCTATGCCGATCGCGACCTCTATGTCGGCGATCCGGACTATGTGAAGGTGCCGCTGGCCGGCCTGCTCGACCGCACCTATCTCGCCAGCCGCTCGGCGCTGATCAGCCCCGACAGCACGATGCCCAAGGTCGCCGCCGGCACTCCCGTAGGCGCCCCGGCCCGCGTCCGCGCGCAGAGCCAGGAAGTCCACGGCACCACCTCGCTCTCGGTGGTCGATACCGCGGGCAACATCGCCCAGGTCACCACCACGGTGGAGAGCCCGTTCGGCTCGGGCCTCGCCGTCGACGGCACGATCCTCAACAACGAGCTCACCGATTTCGACATCATGCCCGAGAAGGACGGCTGGCTCGCCGCCAACCGCGTGGAAGGCGGCAAGCGCCCGCGCAGCTCGATGGCACCGACGATCGTCTATGGCCCGGACGGCAAGGTCCGCATCGCGATCGGCGCGGCGGGCGGCTCGACGATCATCGCCCAGGTGGCGAAGGCGCTGGTCGGCGTGATCGACTGGAAGCTCTCGGCGCAGGACGCGATCGGCCTGGGGCTGCTCTACGCGCCCGGCCAGGTGGCGGTGGCCGAGAAGGGAACGCAGCTCGATGCGATGATCCCGGCGCTGCTGGGGCTGGGTGAAAAGGTCCAGTCCGCCCCGCTCGGCCTCAAGGCGAATGCCGTCGAGCGCGTGAAGGGCCGCTGGACCGGCGGCGCCGATCCGCGCAGCGAAGGCGTGGTAATGGACCAACAGGGCCGGACGACCGTTATCAAGCGCGTGGGCGCGCAGCCGAACCGGCCGTCGGAATAA
- a CDS encoding quinone-dependent dihydroorotate dehydrogenase translates to MAYTFRSALFSLDAERAHRAAIRALAIWGSLGSVFSSDMVESPIQLGGLTFPNRIGLAAGLDKDAEAIPGLFALGFGAVEVGTLTPRPQPGNPSPRLFRLVEDEAVINRMGFNNGGIDAALARIAKLGPRKGLLGINVGANKDSTDRVADYALGVGKAAGHADYITINVSSPNTPGLRDLQSRPALDELLAAADAARAGTPIFLKVAPDLDRAGLEGAIRAALDNRIDALIVSNTTISRPPLRSPHAGEAGGLSGKPLTELAREKLIEAAEIAAGALPLISAGGIDGPDEARRRIDAGATLVQVYSALVYKGPGLPRAIAKALAR, encoded by the coding sequence ATGGCCTATACCTTCCGCTCCGCGCTGTTCTCGCTCGACGCCGAACGGGCGCACCGCGCCGCGATCCGCGCGCTCGCGATCTGGGGATCGCTCGGCAGCGTTTTTAGCTCCGATATGGTTGAATCGCCCATCCAATTGGGAGGATTGACCTTTCCCAACCGAATCGGGCTCGCCGCCGGGCTCGACAAGGATGCCGAGGCGATTCCCGGCCTGTTCGCGCTGGGCTTCGGCGCGGTCGAGGTCGGCACGCTCACCCCGCGCCCGCAACCGGGCAACCCGAGCCCGCGGCTGTTCCGCCTGGTCGAGGACGAGGCGGTGATCAACCGCATGGGCTTCAACAATGGCGGGATCGACGCCGCGCTTGCCCGCATCGCAAAGCTCGGGCCGCGCAAGGGCCTGCTCGGCATCAATGTCGGCGCCAACAAGGACAGCACCGACCGCGTCGCGGACTATGCGCTCGGCGTCGGCAAGGCGGCGGGCCATGCCGATTACATCACGATCAACGTCAGCTCGCCCAACACGCCGGGCCTGCGCGACCTGCAGAGCCGCCCGGCACTCGACGAGCTGCTCGCCGCCGCCGACGCCGCGCGCGCCGGCACACCGATTTTCCTCAAGGTCGCGCCCGATCTCGATCGCGCGGGGCTGGAAGGCGCGATCCGGGCGGCGCTCGACAACCGCATCGACGCGCTGATCGTCTCCAACACCACGATCTCGCGCCCGCCGCTCCGCTCGCCGCATGCCGGCGAGGCTGGCGGCCTGTCGGGCAAGCCGCTCACCGAACTGGCCCGCGAGAAGCTGATCGAGGCGGCGGAGATCGCCGCGGGCGCGCTGCCGCTGATCTCGGCGGGCGGGATCGACGGCCCGGACGAAGCCAGGCGCCGCATCGATGCCGGCGCCACGCTGGTCCAGGTCTATTCGGCGCTGGTCTACAAGGGCCCGGGCCTCCCCCGCGCGATCGCAAAGGCACTGGCAAGGTAA
- a CDS encoding aspartyl/asparaginyl beta-hydroxylase domain-containing protein, protein MWRDSGEVDAAQAREMIPDLTVMSGAVMPDMPLRADRHRPFLIKYGKHLRGALDRFIARFSLVSTDPVLDVRDFAWTEALRANWQAIRAEAIAAAFEPHLAPSLALISPDHRAIAPANKWRSFFLYGYGYLVQENLDRCPVTTRLVEAIPGLNSAFFSILAPGTHIPAHRGVTKGLITCHLGLIVPRDGDARMRIDDRVLRWAEGETLVFDDTYDHEVWNDTSGTRVVLLIQFRRPLRQPGRWFVDRFLAWIRGSAFVQDARTNLIRWNGVVNTTN, encoded by the coding sequence ATGTGGCGGGACTCGGGCGAAGTCGATGCCGCGCAAGCACGGGAAATGATTCCCGATCTGACGGTCATGTCCGGTGCAGTGATGCCCGACATGCCGCTGCGCGCCGACCGGCATCGCCCCTTCCTGATCAAATATGGCAAGCATCTGCGCGGCGCGCTCGACCGGTTCATCGCGCGCTTCTCGCTCGTCTCCACCGATCCCGTGCTCGACGTGCGCGACTTTGCCTGGACCGAGGCGCTGCGCGCCAACTGGCAGGCGATCCGCGCCGAGGCGATCGCCGCCGCGTTCGAGCCGCACCTGGCGCCTTCGCTCGCGCTGATCTCGCCCGATCACCGCGCCATCGCGCCGGCGAACAAGTGGCGCAGCTTCTTCCTCTATGGCTATGGCTATCTGGTGCAGGAGAATCTCGATCGCTGCCCGGTAACCACCCGACTGGTCGAGGCAATCCCGGGGCTCAACAGCGCCTTCTTCTCGATCCTCGCGCCCGGCACGCACATCCCGGCGCACCGCGGCGTCACCAAGGGGCTGATCACCTGCCACCTTGGCCTGATCGTGCCGCGCGATGGCGATGCGCGCATGCGGATCGACGATCGCGTGCTGCGCTGGGCCGAGGGCGAGACGCTGGTGTTCGACGACACCTATGACCACGAGGTGTGGAACGACACCAGCGGCACGCGGGTCGTCCTGCTCATCCAGTTCCGCCGGCCGCTGCGCCAGCCGGGCCGCTGGTTCGTCGACAGGTTCCTTGCCTGGATCCGCGGCTCGGCATTCGTGCAGGATGCGCGGACGAACCTGATTCGGTGGAACGGGGTGGTCAATACGACCAATTGA